Below is a genomic region from Flammeovirgaceae bacterium SG7u.111.
ACTGCACCCGTAACATCGGCTTTGGTTTGACCTCCGTAACCAATCACCACGATTTCATCAAGCTCCGAAGCTTGCTGTACCATGGAAATATTTATGGTAGATTGGTTTGTGATTTCAATTTCTTGGGTAGCATAGCCTATGAATGAGAAAAGGAGTTTCTCTGCATCTGCAGGAATATCTAGCCTGTATTTTCCATCAATATCGGTAACTGTACCGCTGGTAGTTCCGGCTATCAGCACGGTGACGGCGGGCATCGGGTCACCTGTAATTTGATCCGTTACTTTTCCAGTAATCGTCCTTTTTTGGATCTCAATTACTGCGGCTTCTTCTATATTTTTGTCTGACCTATCCCTAGTCACTACTATCTGGTTATTGATCCTCTTGAACTTTACTTGATAATTATTGGCAATTATCTGGAGCAAACTTTTGAGGTTTTCTTCTTGTATGGACAAGGAAGTTTTCTTGCGCAATGGGAGGTCTTTCCGTAGGTAAAAGAAGCGGAAATCAGTTTTCGTCTCGATGATGGAAAGCAGATCCTCTAGGCTTGCATTCTCAGCTTCCAGAGTGATGTTTACTTTTTCAAGCATCTGACTATTAGCGGGCTCGGCAGCCAATAACAAGGTAGTTAGGCTACACTGAATGATAATGCTATATAGAGTATATTTTGTCATGGCATAAACTGCCTTAAGTAATTTATTTTTCATAAATTTGAGTGTTTTGTTGAAGCCCAACTACGTAAGTGTTATAGGACTTTATGAAACATTAAGTTGAATTTGGAGAGTGGTACTGCAATACCTTTGCTCCCAGTAAAAATTAATTAGGAACGCCCCTGCAAGGGCGTTTCTTTTTTTGAGGTTTTCCTTATAGGCAAATCGGTTTAGGGATTAAAAACTATTTACTTTTCAGAATTACTTTTTCTATTTTTTGCTCATTGGAAATAAGCTCATATTGAATATTATCTGTTCGTTTCAACACCTCCAATACAGTCCACAAGGGTTCGTTACTGAAGTTTGCCCGTATTTTATAATCCATTAATTTTTTGTTTTCAAATTCAAACTGCACATTGTAACAACGGGAAAGTTTTTTAGTGACCTCTTCTAAAGCCACTCCTTCAAAAACAAATTCATTGTGTTGCCAACCTATGATGGCAAGTCTGTCGAAAGGCTGTACAGATTCTTTCTGATTTTTCTTCTCATACAAGAATTGCTGCATGGGCTTGAGCTCCTTCTTTTCTGTTTTGGACTTGCCTACTATTACTTTTCCTTCCACAAGGGAAACCGCAATAGCCTCGTCATCGGGGTAGGCGTTTACATTGAATGAGGTTCCTAGTACCTTGGTTTCAATTGTTCCTGCATGCACTATAAATGGCTTTTCTGGATTATGGGCTACTTTAAAAAATGCTTCTCCTTCTAGGTAAACTTCCCTTGTAGAATCACTAAAGTTCGTTGGATAACGAAGTTTGGAGACGGAATTGATTAGGATACTTGTGCCATCGCTCAGTACAAGTTTTACTTTTTGCCCAGCAGTAGTTTCTTTTTCTTGCCAAGCAGGAACTTCGGCAACTTCTTGCTTAGGTTGTTTATTAAAAAGGTTTATTGTGAATACTGTTACCATTACTATAGAAATAACGGCGGCATATTTTAATATCGGGGAAATAGAAAAAGTTTTCTGTTTCCCCAGTGATAGCTTTTTATTGTTTCCAAGTTTCTTTTGCTCCTCCAGCTTTTCAAACAAAAACTGTTTTCCTCTTTCTTTCGAAAAACTAGTTCGGGTGAGCAGGTTGCTTTCGAGCTCCCATTTTTTAGAAAGCCAAACAAACCATTCTTTGTACTCCTTTTCTTCCAAGAAAATATGAAGTTGGTTGATTTCTTCTATATCCGCCTCGTCCGATAAAAACAAACTTGCCAGTTCTATAAACTTCTCTTTTTTATGATCCATGTCGTCAATATTTTCATTCAACAGACAAGAGCCAAGGAAAAAATCTACTAGTGGATAAGGTTAACTTTACATTAAGTGTAGTTAAACAAAGAGGAAGAGGAGCAGAAGCGAGACCAAGGTTTTAAGGTACGCTGGTCGTGGGTATTTTCGGGCAAAATAGCTAGTTGCTTCTACCATGTGGTTCTGTACTGTATTCACTGAGATGCCGAGTACTTCGGCTATTTCTTGGTATTTCATCCCATCTAGCCGGTTCATTCTAAAAATGAGTTTTCGCTGTTTGGGCATCTTGTCTATAATGTTTTCTATGCTTTTTTGAAGTTCATCAAACATCAGTAGCTGATCAGCTAAGTGCTCGCTATCCGAAGGTTTCAGGGTAGCTTCAGATAAATCCGTATAAAGGTCAGCGCCTTCTTTTTTGAGGTAATTTAATGATTGGTTTCGGGCGGCCCTATATAAATAAGCCTTTACCCCCGATTGTATGGAAATTTGATGTTTGTTCTCCCAAACCTTGATGAACACATCCGAAACGGCTTCTTCCGAAAGGTCTTTGCTTTTTAAAAACTGGTACGAAAAATCGCACAATACTTCGAAATAGCGATCGAACAAAGTTTCGAGTGCCTGTTTTTCCCCTCCTTTTATCCTCTCTATCAAAAACTCGTCGCTTTCTTTCTTTTGAAGTTGCATATTTTCCCTGTTGCTTTTCAGGTTCAAAGCTAGATATCCGAAATGCCTAAGCCAAAAACAGGCGATTAATGCTTGGTTAATTGTTTGTGTAGAAATTAACCGAGCAAGCTGAAGTGGAAAGTGCACCGCTAGATTTGTGAGTCAGTAGAATACCCCATTAGCTTTGCCCCATTTCGCTTCATTTTCTATAATGTCGGTTCATCCGGATATTTGTCCGCTTCACGTTCAAACAGCTGTTCTTCCCTTGTCCCATCCGGTATTTTTGGTGCTCATTTACTAATGAACAAGACGCTAATG
It encodes:
- a CDS encoding FecR family protein, which gives rise to MDHKKEKFIELASLFLSDEADIEEINQLHIFLEEKEYKEWFVWLSKKWELESNLLTRTSFSKERGKQFLFEKLEEQKKLGNNKKLSLGKQKTFSISPILKYAAVISIVMVTVFTINLFNKQPKQEVAEVPAWQEKETTAGQKVKLVLSDGTSILINSVSKLRYPTNFSDSTREVYLEGEAFFKVAHNPEKPFIVHAGTIETKVLGTSFNVNAYPDDEAIAVSLVEGKVIVGKSKTEKKELKPMQQFLYEKKNQKESVQPFDRLAIIGWQHNEFVFEGVALEEVTKKLSRCYNVQFEFENKKLMDYKIRANFSNEPLWTVLEVLKRTDNIQYELISNEQKIEKVILKSK
- a CDS encoding RNA polymerase sigma-70 factor; protein product: MQLQKKESDEFLIERIKGGEKQALETLFDRYFEVLCDFSYQFLKSKDLSEEAVSDVFIKVWENKHQISIQSGVKAYLYRAARNQSLNYLKKEGADLYTDLSEATLKPSDSEHLADQLLMFDELQKSIENIIDKMPKQRKLIFRMNRLDGMKYQEIAEVLGISVNTVQNHMVEATSYFARKYPRPAYLKTLVSLLLLFLFV